The Arachis duranensis cultivar V14167 chromosome 2, aradu.V14167.gnm2.J7QH, whole genome shotgun sequence genome has a window encoding:
- the LOC107473887 gene encoding ABC transporter C family member 5: protein MEGSDFLNSISASILSKHFSDSEILSDTILGLPFLELAAICVNLTLVVLFLFVVSVRKICVCEGRIRINKENGIATSTTPINGNNGIDGEVQIGSMFKFSVFSCFYVLFVQVVVLGFDGVSLISNGANGKHVNWFLLFVPAAQGLAWFVLSFSALQCKLKVSHKFPFLLRVWWLLSFVICLCNLYVDVRGLYMEGPKYLSTRVVANFAVTPALAFLSVVAIRGVTGIQVCVDPDLQEPLLVEEETGCLKVTPYKDAGIFSLATLSWLNPLLSVGAKRPLELKDIPLVAPKDRAKTSYKILNSNWERLKAENPSKQPLLAWAILKSFWKEAAVNAIFAGLNTLVAYVGPYMISYFVDYLGGIETFPHEGYVLAGIFFAAKLVETLTTRQWYLGVDILGMHVRSALTAMVYQKGLRLSSSAKQSHTSGEIVNYMAVDVQRVGDYSWYLHDMWMLPMQIVLALLILYKSVGIAAIATLIATIISIVVTVPVARIQENYQDKLMAAKDERMRKTSESLRNMRILKLQAWEDRYRIQLEEMRGTEYKWLRKALYSQAFITFIFWSSPIFVSAVTFATCILLGGQLTAGGVLSALATFRILQEPLRNFPDLVSTMAQTKVSLDRITSFLQDEELQEDATIVLPPGMTDTAVEIKDGVFCWDPSLSRPTLSGIHMKVEKGMRVAVCGMVGSGKSSFLSCILGEIPKLSGEVKVCGTAAYVSQSAWIQTGNIEENILFGNAMDKPRYKKVIHACSLKKDLELFSHGDQTIIGDRGINLSGGQKQRVQLARALYQDADIYLLDDPFSAVDAHTGSDLFREYVLTALAKKTVIFVTHQVEFLPAADLILVLKEGQIIQAGKYDELLQAGTDFKTLVSAHHEAIEAMDIPSHSDESDENMSPDRSIMTEKRSSASLDIDGLAKEVQEGSSDQKAIKEKKAKRSRKKQLVQEEERVRGRVNMKVYLSYMAAAYKGLLIPLIIMAQSLFQFLQIASNWWMAWANPQTAGDEPKVTPTELLLVYMALAFGSSLFIFVRAVLVATFGLAAAQKLFFSMLRSIFRAPMSFFDSTPSGRVLNRVSVDQSVVDLDIPFRLGGFASTTIQLIGIVAVMTTVTWQVLLLVIPMAIACLWMQKYYMASSRELVRIVSIQKSPIIHLFGESIAGAATIRGFGQEKRFMKRNLYLLDCFARPFFCSLAAIEWLCLRMELLSTFVFAFCMVLLVSVPHGSIDPSMAGLAVTYGLNLNGRLSRWILSFCKLENKIISIERIYQYSQVPSEAPAIVDDSRPPSSWPENGTIQIVDLKIRYKENLPLVLRGISCTFPGGKKIGIVGRTGSGKSTLIQALFRLVEPSTGSIIIDNINISTIGLHDLRSRLSIIPQDPTLFEGTIRGNLDPLEEHSDKAIWEALDKSQLGEVIRSKGQKLDTPVLENGDNWSVGQRQLVALGRALLKQSKILVLDEATASVDSATDNLIQKIIREEFRDCTVCTIAHRIPTVIDSDLVLVLSDGRVTEFDTPSRLLEDRSSMFLKLVSEYSSRSSGIPDF, encoded by the exons atGGAGGGTTCAGATTTTCTAAATAGTATCTCAGCTTCAATATTATCAAAACATTTCTCGGACTCAGAGATTCTATCCGACACGATCCTAGGATTGCCATTTTTGGAACTTGCTGCAATCTGCGTGAACCTTACCCTTGTTGTGTTGTTCCTCTTTGTTGTATCCGTGAGGAAGATTTGTGTGTGCGAAGGTCGGATTCGAATTAATAAGGAAAACGGCATCGCCACCAGCACCACCCCCATTAATGGAAACAATGGCATTGATGGTGAAGTTCAAATAGGTTCAATGTTCAAGTTCTCAGTGTTCTCTTGTTTCTATGTCCTTTTTGTTCAAGTTGTGGTGCTTGGTTTCGATGGggtttctttgatttcaaatgGGGCAAATGGAAAACATGTGAACTGGTTCCTTCTATTTGTGCCAGCTGCACAAGGTTTGGCTTGGTTTGTGTTGAGCTTCTCAGCATTGCAATGCAAGCTCAAAGTTTCTCATAAGTTCCCTTTTCTCTTGAGGGTTTGGTGGTTATTGTCCTTTGTTATCTGTTTGTGCAATTTGTATGTTGATGTGAGAGGTCTTTATATGGAAGGTCCCAAATACCTTTCCACTCGCGTAGTTGCAAATTTCGCCGTCACTCCGGCACTTGCATTCTTGTCTGTGGTTGCAATTAGGGGTGTTACCGGTATACAAGTTTGTGTGGACCCTGATCTTCAGGAGCCATTGCTTGTTGAAGAGGAGACGGGTTGTCTCAAGGTTACACCATATAAAGATGCCGGAATTTTCAGCTTGGCCACGCTTTCGTGGCTGAATCCGCTTCTTTCCGTTGGTGCAAAGAGACCCCTCGAGCTTAAGGACATTCCCCTTGTAGCACCCAAGGATAGAGCCAAGACTAGTTATAAGATTTTGAACTCAAATTGGGAGAGATTGAAGGCTGAAAACCCCTCTAAGCAGCCTTTGTTAGCTTGGGCGATTCTCAAGTCGTTTTGGAAGGAGGCAGCCGTGAATGCTATCTTTGCAGGTCTGAATACTTTGGTAGCTTATGTTGGTCCATATATGATAAGTTACTTTGTTGATTACTTGGGTGGCATAGAGACTTTTCCTCATGAAGGCTATGTCCTCGCGGGAATATTCTTTGCTGCGAAGCTTGTGGAGACGCTGACGACTCGGCAGTGGTATCTAGGAGTGGACATCTTGGGGATGCATGTCAGATCGGCGCTAACGGCGATGGTGTACCAAAAGGGGCTAAGGCTGTCGAGCTCAGCCAAGCAAAGTCACACAAGTGGGGAGATTGTCAATTACATGGCTGTTGATGTTCAGAGGGTAGGGGATTACTCTTGGTATCTTCACGACATGTGGATGCTTCCGATGCAGATTGTTCTTGCTCTTCTAATTTTGTACAAGAGTGTTGGAATAGCTGCCATTGCAACATTGATTGCTACAATAATTTCCATTGTTGTAACTGTTCCTGTGGCTAGAATACAAGAAAATTACCAAGATAAATTGATGGCTGCTAAGGATGAAAGGATGAGAAAGACATCAGAGAGTTTAAGGAATATGAGGATTCTCAAGCTACAAGCTTGGGAAGACAGGTATCGTATACAATTGGAGGAAATGCGTGGAACGGAATACAAGTGGCTGAGGAAAGCGCTCTATTCTCAGGCTTTCATAACCTTCATATTCTGGAGCTCCCCGATTTTTGTGTCGGCAGTCACTTTTGCTACTTGCATATTGTTGGGTGGTCAGCTGACAGCAGGCGGTGTCCTTTCTGCCCTGGCTACATTTCGGATCCTCCAAGAACCTCTGAGAAACTTTCCGGACTTGGTGTCAACGATGGCTCAGACAAAAGTTTCGCTTGATCGGATAACTAGTTTTCTGCAGGACGAAGAATTGCAGGAAGATGCAACTATCGTCTTGCCACCAGGCATGACTGACACTGCCGTAGAGATCAAGGATGGTGTCTTCTGCTGGGACCCTTCTTTGTCTAGGCCTACACTGTCAGGAATACATATGAAAGTCGAAAAGGGCATGCGTGTGGCTGTTTGTGGCATGGTTGGTTCTGGGAAATCAAGCTTCCTTTCTTGCATCCTTGGAGAGATTCCTAAGCTTTCGGGTGAA GTTAAAGTATGTGGCACTGCTGCATATGTCTCCCAATCAGCATGGATACAGACAGGaaatatagaagaaaatatcCTCTTTGGAAATGCGATGGACAAACCAAGGTACAAGAAGGTTATTCATGCTTGTTCACTGAAGAAGGACCTAGAGCTTTTCTCACATGGAGACCAAACAATTATCGGTGATAGAGGTATAAACCTCAGTGGTGGCCAGAAGCAGCGGGTTCAGCTTGCACGAGCACTTTATCAAGATGCTGATATTTATCTCCTTGATGATCCCTTTAGTGCAGTTGATGCCCACACCGGATCGGATTTGTTCAGG GAGTATGTATTGACAGCATTAGCCAAAAAAACAGTCATTTTTGTGACGCATCAAGTTGAATTTCTGCCTGCTGCTGATCTGATACTG GTTCTTAAAGAAGGACAAATCATACAGGCAGGAAAATATGATGAGCTTCTACAAGCTGGAACAGATTTTAAGACTCTAGTTTCAGCTCATCATGAAGCAATAGAGGCTATGGATATTCCTTCTCACTCAGATGAATCAGATGAAAACATGTCCCCAGATAGATCTATTATGACAGAAAAGAGATCCTCTGCTTCACTCGACATTGATGGTCTAGCAAAAGAAGTGCAAGAGGGATCATCCGATCAGAAGGCAATCAAGGAGAAAAAGGCAAAGCGCTCAAGGAAAAAACAACTTGTTCAAGAAGAGGAGAGGGTTAGAGGTCGAGTGAACATGAAGGTTTACTTGTCGTACATGGCTGCAGCATATAAAGGCTTACTGATTCCGCTCATAATTATGGCACAATCATTATTTCAGTTCCTTCAGATTGCTAGTAACTGGTGGATGGCTTGGGCAAATCCTCAAACCGCTGGAGACGAGCCAAAAGTAACTCCAACTGAGCTTCTTCTCGTGTACATGGCCCTTGCTTTTGGCAGCTCATTGTTTATATTTGTAAGGGCTGTTCTGGTAGCTACATTTGGTCTTGCTGCTGcgcaaaaattatttttcagcATGCTCAGAAGTATTTTCCGTGCACCAATGTCTTTCTTTGACTCTACACCATCTGGAAGGGTCCTGAATCGG GTTTCTGTTGATCAAAGTGTTGTGGATCTCGACATTCCTTTTCGACTCGGAGGGTTTGCTTCAACAACAATACAGCTCATAGGAATTGTTGCTGTAATGACAACAGTTACATGGCAAGTTTTGCTCCTGGTTATCCCAATGGCTATTGCTTGTTTGTGGATGCAG AAATACTACATGGCTTCCTCAAGGGAACTGGTACGAATTGTAagcatccaaaaatctccaatAATACATCTTTTCGGTGAATCAATTGCGGGAGCAGCCACCATCAGAGGTTTTGGACAAGAAAAAAGGTTCATGAAGAGGAACCTTTACCTTTTGGATTGTTTTGCACGGCCATTCTTTTGCAGCCTTGCAGCTATTGAGTGGCTATGCTTGCGCATGGAATTACTCTCCACTTTTGTGTTTGCTTTCTGTATGGTACTACTTGTGAGTGTTCCCCATGGAAGTATTGACCCCAGCATGGCTGGACTTGCCGTGACGTATGGCCTGAATTTGAATGGACGTCTATCTCGGTGGATACTTAGCTTTTGCaaacttgaaaacaaaattatatctATCGAAAGGATTTATCAGTACAGCCAAGTTCCTAGTGAAGCACCTGCAATTGTTGATGATTCTCGTCCTCCGTCCTCATGGCCCGAGAATGGAACAATCCAAATAGTTGATTTGAAG ataCGATACAAGGAAAATCTTCCATTGGTGCTTCGTGGAATATCATGTACATTTCCTGGTGGGAAGAAGATTGGAATAGTCGGACGTACTGGCAGTGGCAAATCTACTTTGATTCAGGCATTATTTCGATTGGTTGAACCATCCACGGGGAGTATCATTATTGACAACATCAATATTTCAACAATTGGCCTCCATGACCTTCGAAGCCGTCTGAGTATAATACCACAAGATCCAACCTTATTTGAAGGCACAATACGAGGCAATCTTGATCCTCTTGAGGAGCACTCAGATAAAGCGATTTGGGAG GCACTGGATAAGTCTCAGCTTGGAGAGGTTATTCGATCAAAAGGACAAAAGCTTGATACGCCGG TTCTAGAAAATGGAGATAATTGGAGTGTAGGGCAACGACAACTTGTTGCTCTAGGCCGAGCGCTACTTAAACAGTCAAAGATACTTGTACTTGATGAAGCAACGGCATCGGTTGATTCTGCTACTGATAATCTTATCCAAAAGATTATTCGAGAAGAGTTCAGAGACTGCACTGTTTGTACTATTGCACATCGTATTCCTACAGTTATTGACAGTGATCTAGTTCTGGTTCTCAGTGATG GCCGGGTCACAGAATTTGACACTCCATCACGGCTATTAGAGGATAGGTCATCCATGTTCCTAAAGTTGGTAAGCGAGTATTCATCACGGTCGAGTGGCATACCAGATTTCTAA